Within the Acidipropionibacterium acidipropionici genome, the region GCGGCAGGTCGTTGACCTCGCAGCCCAGCGCCTCTGCCAGCCCCATGGCGATCCGCACCGCCGAGTAGGAGTCGTTGCACTGGCCGACGTCCAGCAGCCTCGGCAGCCCGATGAGAGTCCCGAAGTCCAGGTCGTTGAAGCGGTACTTGGCGCAGCCCATGGTGAGGATCAGCGTGTTGTCGGGGGTGGCCTCGGCGTACTCGCGGAAGTAGTTGCGGCCAGGCGACGCGCCGTCGCAGCCGCCCATCACGAAGATGTGCGTCAGCTTGCCGGTGCGCACGGCGTCGAGCACCTCGTCGGAGAGCTCCAGGACGGCCTTGTGGCCGAAGCCGACCGGGATGGACTTCTCGGGGGCGGTCTCGGTGAATCCGGGGAGCGCCCGGGCGGCCTGGATGACCTCGGAGAAGTCGTGGTCGGCGATGTGGCGCACACCCGGCCAGCCGACCGGGCCGTTGGTGAAGATCTGGTGCTTGTAGGCCTGCCGGGGCTCGATCATGCAGTTGCTGGTCATGATGATCGGGCCGGGGAAGTTGGCGAAGTCGACCTGCTGGTCCTGCCAGGCGCCGCCGTAGTTGCCCGCCAGGTGCGGGTAGGCGCGCAGCTCGGGGTAGCCGTGGGCCGGCAGCATCTCACCGTGGGTGTAGACGTTGATGCCGGTGCCCTCGGTCTGCTCCAGCAGGGCCTTCAGCCCCGGGAAGTCGTGGCCGGAGATGAGGATCGCCTTCCCGGCCACCGGGGTGGTGCGCACGGTGGTGGGCGAGGGCGTGCCGAAGGAGCCGCTGTTGGCCCGGTTGAGCATGTCCAGCACCGACAGATTCGTGCGGCCCAGCCCCAGGGCGTGCTCGAGGAGGTCCTCGATGTCGGTGGGGTCGGTGCCCAGGTAGCCCAGCGCGTCCTCGACGTCGGCGAAGACCGCCGGGTCCGTGTAGCCCATGACGGCCGCGTGGTGGATGTAGGCGCAGATGCCCTTGAGCCCGTACAGATTCAGGGCCCGCAGGCCGATGACGTCGGGGCCCACCTGCTCCAGACCGGCCAGGATGCCGTGGGAGGCGGCCTGCTCGATGAGCCCGTCGGTGGTCGACGCCGGGACGAAGGCCGCGGGACCGGTGAGGGTCTCGGGGGTGACGCCGGCGTCGGCGGCGGCCTGCTCGTAACGGGCCTTGAGGTGGGCCCGGTACAGCTCGGCCTGACGGATGAGCTCGACGAAGCGGGTCTGGCTGAAGTTCACATTGGTCAGCGTGGTGAACATGGCCAGGGCCAGGAATCCGGCCGCCTCGTCGTCGCCGGCGCCGAGGCGCCGGGCATGGGCGGCGTAGTCGGCGACGCCCTTGAGCTGATAGATGAGCAGATCCTGCAGAGCCGACGTCGGCTCGTCCTTGCCGCAGGTGCCCCGGGTGAGCGAGCACCCCGGAATCGGGCCCGAACGGTCGGCCTGCTCGCACTGGTAGCAGAACATCATCTCTTCCCTTCCCCCTGGCCGGGACGGTCCCGGCCTGTCGGGTTTTTGACTAGTCGATCCGTATTAATGATCGGCAGTCTATGCATACCCGCTTGTCGGGAGCCACTTGGGGGTCGGGTCTCCGGATCTCGGGCATGATTCCAGGCATGACAGATGACCGGATCGACGCCGTGATCCTGGCCGGTGGCACCGCCGAGAGACTCGGCGGTGCCTCGAAGGCCGACCTCCTGCTGAACGGGCGTCGACTGCTGGATCTGGTGCTCGGATCGATCCGCGAGCTGCGGGCGGAGCGGGACGGGCGCGACGTCGTCGTCGCACCGGCGTCGGTGGAAACGCCGACCCTGCGCACCATGGAGGATCCGCCCGGATCCGGCCCCCTGGCCGGCATCGGCGCCGGGCTGGAGCTGCTCCCGCATGACGCGGGCCTGGTGCTGGTGTGCGCGGTGGACTCCCCGGGGATCGGAGCCTGGGCGCCGGCGCTGCTGCAGGCGATGGAGGCGGGGACCGACGCGGACGGCGCCATCGTGCTGGGCGGTGAACCCGAACCCTTCCGGCAGTACCTGCAGGGGATCTACCGGCGTCGCTCCCTGGCGGCGGCGCTGGAGGCGGCCGGGAGCCTGGATAACCGCTCGGTGCGCGGGGTGCTGGGCCGCCTCAGGCTGATCGACGTCCCCGTCGACGCCGGGGCCTGCCGCGATCTGGACACCCCCGAGGACCTCGCCCGGTGGCGCAGCTATTTCGCCTGACCAGGCCGGACCGGCGAAGGGGTTCCTCAGTCCAGTGCCAGGATGGCCAGGAGTGCGCGGTCCACCTGGGCGAGCTCCTCAGACGTGAGCCGACCGACGAACTCACCGAGACGGACCTCGGGGTCGATCGCGGTGACCTGCTCGATGAGGATGCGGGTCGACACCCCGTCGATCTCGACCTCTGGACGGAAGGACGCGGGCCTGCGGCCGGTCGAGGTGGGAGCGACGAGCCAGGTCGACAGGGGCAGGTCGTCGGACTGGACGACGACGGCGAACCGGCGTCCGGCCTGCTCATGTCCGCGGGCATTGCGGGGAGATCTCAGCCGGTAGATGTCACCACGCACTGATCTCGCCCATCTCTGCGGCGAGTTCCTTGGCTGCGGCCCGCTCCTGGGGATCGTCGCGCAGAGCCTCGGCCTCCTCGCGCATCACCTGCCGCCGATGGGCGCGGCCGGCCTCGAGGATGGCTGCGCGGGCGGCCTCGGACTTCGACAGGCCGTCGGCCGTGAGCTCCTCGAGCGCCTCCTCGGTCTTCTCATCCGTGAGAATCGTCAGCGTTCCCATAACGCATATTGTACGACAATCTGACCTACACGACGGCTTCCGTGAGCATGCGGCCCTGCACGGGCGTCAGGCCTCGTCGAGCTGGGCGAGGATGTGGGGAAGCAGAGGGAGGACGACGTCCAGGGTGTCGGCCGCCCCGCCCCTGGAGCCGGGCGAGGCCACCAACAGGGCGCCGTGCTCATCGCGGGAGGTGACGCCGACCACCTCCCGCGAGAGGCTCGACAGGGCAGTGCTCTCCAGCCCGTGGGCGCGGATCTGCTCGGCGATGCCCGGCAGCTCCACCTCGACCGCCTCGCGCACCACTTCGGGCGCATGGTCCCGGCGTCCGAAACCAGTACCGCCCAGCACCAGGACGAATCTGGCAGCGGTCGCCAGAGCGGCGGCCAGGGCCACCCGGATCTGGCCGACGTCCTCCCCCACGATCTCCAGATCCACCGACGACAGTCCAGCCTCCTGGAGCCGGGTACGGGTCGCGGGGCCGGCCTTGTCCGGGCGCTCGCCGGCCACCACCCGGTCGTCGACGACGATGATCCGGGCCACGACGTCGCTCATGTCGTAGGGCTCATGGCTCATGATGGCTCCTTGTTCTCGGCTGATGAGCCGCATTTATTCCTCAGATTCGGAACCGTGGCCTGATTTGCACGGTTCTTTCCGGTATATTGTCGCGCATGCCACCACATCGCATCTCGGATGTGGCCACACTGCTCGGCGTCTCCGACGACACCGTCCGTCGCTGGATCGACCAGGGCCACGTCCAGGCCGCCAAGGACGACGCCGGTCGGCTGCGGGTCGACGGGGCGGGCCTGGCCCGATTCCTCACCGACCAGTGGCGCGCCCGCCCCGGCCTGGAGGACGGGTCGAAGGTCCAGTCGGCCCGCAACCACATCCAGGGCATCGTCACCGCCATCACCTCCGATGTCGTGATGAGCCAGGTCGAACTCATCGCCGGCAATGCCCGGATCGTCTCACTCATCTCCACCGAGGCGGTCCGCGATCTCGGCCTGGAGGTCGGCTCCATCGCCGTCGCCCAGGTCAAGGCCACCAACGTCTCCATCGAACTTCCCCGGACCCGCTGAAGGAGACACCGCTCATGACCCACCAGATCCCCACGCACCCGACCCACAGGAGCAGGACGGCGCTGGCCGCCCTGCTGGCCACCGCCCTGCTCTCCCCGCTCGCCGCCTGCTCCAGTTCGCAGGACTCGTCGGGGGCCACGGCGTCCGGATCGGCGAAACCCACGACGCTGACCGTCTTCGCCGCGGCCTCCCTCACCAAGTCCTTCGACCAGATCGGCAAGGACTTCCAGAAGGCCCACCCCGGCGTCACCGTCCGGTTCTCCTACGAGGGCTCCCAGACGCTGGTCGAGCAGCTGTCTGAGGGGGCCCCGGCCGACGTGCTGGCCACCGCCGACACCAAGAACATGAACACCGCCACCAAGGCCTCCCTGGTGGGCACCACCACCGAGTTCGCCACGAACACTCTGACCCTCATCACCCCGCCCGGCAATCCCGCGAGTATCACCGGACTGGATGCCTCCCTGAACGGCAAGAAGCTGGTGATCTGCGCCCCCGCGGTGCCCTGCGGCAACGCCACCAAGCAGCTCAGCGGCAAGCTCGGCGTCACCCTCAAACCCGTGAGCGAGGAGCAGAAGGTCACCGACGTCCGCGGGAAGGTGGAGTCCGGCGAGGCCGACGCCGGCATCGTCTACCGCACCGACGCCGCGGCGAGCGGGAAGAAGGTGACCACCGTGGCCATCAAGGACGCCGGCCAGGTGATCAACCACTACCCGATCGCGGTGACGAAGAGTTCGAAGAACGCCGCACTCGCCCAGCAGTTCGTCTCCCAGGTCACCTCGGAGGCCGGCCAGAAGGTGCTGGCCGACGCCGGATTCTCCCCGGCCTCCTGATGCCGGCGGAGGGTCGCCGGGGCAGCCGGAAGATCGATCCGGCGCCGCTGCCGGCCTGGATCGCCATCCTGGCGGTGGTCGGCGTCTGCGCCCTCGTGCTGCCGCTGCTGGGGATGGGGCAGCGGGTGCCGTGGACCCGGCTGACCTCGCTGATGGCCACCGGCGAGGCCCGCGACGCGCTGTGGCTGAGCCTGCGCAGCTGCCTGGCCGCGATCGGGGTGGATCTCCTGCTCGGCGTCCCGCTGGCCCTGCTGCTGGCCCGCGACTGGCGCGGGGTGAGAGTGGCGCGGGTGGTCGTGCTGCTGCCACTCTCCCTGCCTCCGGTGGTGGCCGGCATCGCCCTGCTGGCCACCTTCGGCCGCCGTGGGTTGATCGGCGCCCGACTGGAGGCCGTCGGCGTCTCGATCGCCTTCTCCACGGTGGCGGTGGTGATGGCCCAGGTCTTTGTCTCCCTGCCCTTCCTGGTGACCACCCTCGAATCGGCGCTGCGCACCCGGGCCCCCGGGCTGGAGGAGGCCGCGGCGGCCCTGGGGGCCGGGCCCTCGAGGGTGCTCGCCACCATCACGGCGCCGACCATGATGCCCGCCCTGGCCCGCGG harbors:
- the hcp gene encoding hydroxylamine reductase, which translates into the protein MMFCYQCEQADRSGPIPGCSLTRGTCGKDEPTSALQDLLIYQLKGVADYAAHARRLGAGDDEAAGFLALAMFTTLTNVNFSQTRFVELIRQAELYRAHLKARYEQAAADAGVTPETLTGPAAFVPASTTDGLIEQAASHGILAGLEQVGPDVIGLRALNLYGLKGICAYIHHAAVMGYTDPAVFADVEDALGYLGTDPTDIEDLLEHALGLGRTNLSVLDMLNRANSGSFGTPSPTTVRTTPVAGKAILISGHDFPGLKALLEQTEGTGINVYTHGEMLPAHGYPELRAYPHLAGNYGGAWQDQQVDFANFPGPIIMTSNCMIEPRQAYKHQIFTNGPVGWPGVRHIADHDFSEVIQAARALPGFTETAPEKSIPVGFGHKAVLELSDEVLDAVRTGKLTHIFVMGGCDGASPGRNYFREYAEATPDNTLILTMGCAKYRFNDLDFGTLIGLPRLLDVGQCNDSYSAVRIAMGLAEALGCEVNDLPLTMVLSWFEQKAVAVLLTLLALGIRDINLGPTLPAFLTPAAIQIVVERFGLHLIGDDPIADLDKAMAGATA
- the mobA gene encoding molybdenum cofactor guanylyltransferase; its protein translation is MTDDRIDAVILAGGTAERLGGASKADLLLNGRRLLDLVLGSIRELRAERDGRDVVVAPASVETPTLRTMEDPPGSGPLAGIGAGLELLPHDAGLVLVCAVDSPGIGAWAPALLQAMEAGTDADGAIVLGGEPEPFRQYLQGIYRRRSLAAALEAAGSLDNRSVRGVLGRLRLIDVPVDAGACRDLDTPEDLARWRSYFA
- a CDS encoding type II toxin-antitoxin system PemK/MazF family toxin translates to MRGDIYRLRSPRNARGHEQAGRRFAVVVQSDDLPLSTWLVAPTSTGRRPASFRPEVEIDGVSTRILIEQVTAIDPEVRLGEFVGRLTSEELAQVDRALLAILALD
- a CDS encoding molybdopterin-binding protein; this encodes MSHEPYDMSDVVARIIVVDDRVVAGERPDKAGPATRTRLQEAGLSSVDLEIVGEDVGQIRVALAAALATAARFVLVLGGTGFGRRDHAPEVVREAVEVELPGIAEQIRAHGLESTALSSLSREVVGVTSRDEHGALLVASPGSRGGAADTLDVVLPLLPHILAQLDEA
- a CDS encoding TOBE domain-containing protein, encoding MPPHRISDVATLLGVSDDTVRRWIDQGHVQAAKDDAGRLRVDGAGLARFLTDQWRARPGLEDGSKVQSARNHIQGIVTAITSDVVMSQVELIAGNARIVSLISTEAVRDLGLEVGSIAVAQVKATNVSIELPRTR
- the modA gene encoding molybdate ABC transporter substrate-binding protein; its protein translation is MTHQIPTHPTHRSRTALAALLATALLSPLAACSSSQDSSGATASGSAKPTTLTVFAAASLTKSFDQIGKDFQKAHPGVTVRFSYEGSQTLVEQLSEGAPADVLATADTKNMNTATKASLVGTTTEFATNTLTLITPPGNPASITGLDASLNGKKLVICAPAVPCGNATKQLSGKLGVTLKPVSEEQKVTDVRGKVESGEADAGIVYRTDAAASGKKVTTVAIKDAGQVINHYPIAVTKSSKNAALAQQFVSQVTSEAGQKVLADAGFSPAS